The following DNA comes from Gammaproteobacteria bacterium.
AAATCTTGATCTGAAACTTGATCTTTACCTACTTTGGTTTGATTCTCATAAGTAATATAATCTCCCTTCCAATCAAAGTATCCAAGCTTGCCCGTAATTCTAAAACTATCACTTAACGGTAAAGACATTAGAGCTGAAATAGAAAAACCATTAGCCGACTGCGGGTAGATATGTTCAGCACTGTCATAATATGCATTTAAATCTGATGACTGGCCGGTGAAATCGATACTTCGATCTCCAAGATTTAAATAACCAGCCTCTAATGCGAAGTAACGATTAAATTGATAACCAAAGAATAGTGAACCAGAGATACCTTTGTTATCAATATCGGTACTCGTTGCATTGAGTCCAGATTCTGAATAAAAAGTATCAAGTTGTGTTTGGCTAACATCGGTCTTTGCCGTTCCAACTTCACCACCGATATACCAACCAAGTTGAGTGCTACATACTTGATAATTATCGAGTGGATCTTCATCACACAACTCGCTAGTGTTGCTTCCTGCATATAATGATGTTGACGTGAAGATCAACGATGCTAATGCTACCTTGCTTAACATAATATTTTCCATCTTGGTTAACTTGAGACCAGTAAGTTTAAAGTTTGACAAATCGAGCTTAATAAATAAAT
Coding sequences within:
- a CDS encoding outer membrane beta-barrel protein — translated: MLSKVALASLIFTSTSLYAGSNTSELCDEDPLDNYQVCSTQLGWYIGGEVGTAKTDVSQTQLDTFYSESGLNATSTDIDNKGISGSLFFGYQFNRYFALEAGYLNLGDRSIDFTGQSSDLNAYYDSAEHIYPQSANGFSISALMSLPLSDSFRITGKLGYFDWKGDYITYENQTKVGKDQVSDQDFYYGLELGYRISDSVEFHVGYQHFELTRDKINSLGLGIRYYFAR